TAGGCACCAACCAGTTGGGTTTTAAACCTTCTTCTGGATGTTCTCGCCACTCCGGCGCTAGTTTGTTTAAGCTTTGGTTTACGTTAATCGGCTCGCCAAAGTTTACATAGCCGTGGCCAAAGTTGCGCAATTTACGCAGCATGCCAAACAGTGAAAATAACGACTCTTTATCTTTAGATTTGCCTTTTAGCTCTTTGTAGTATGTGCCTACTTCCATTACGTGTTCGTAACCAAAGTACACGGGGACAATGGTTACCGGGCGCTCTAAGCCTTTTAGCATGGCTTGCACGGTCATGGCTAACATGCCGGTTTTAGGTGGCAATAAACGCCCAGTACGGCTGCGACCGCCCTCGGTAAAGTACTCTACCGAATAACCGCGGCTGAATAGCTGCCCTAAGTACTCTCTAAATACGGTGGAGTAGAGTTTGTTACCTTTAAAGCTGCGGCGAATAAAAAACGCGCCAGAGCGGCGAAAGAACGGACCGGCAGGCCAGAAGTTTAAGTTTACTCCCGCTGCAATGTGCGGCGGCACCATGCCTTGGTGGTATAAAACATAAGACAGCAGTAAGTAATCCATGTGGCTGCGGTGACAAGGTGCGTAAACTATCTCATGGCCTTCTTGGGCCAGTTTACGCACTTTTTCTGCGTGGTTTACTTCAATGCCTGAATAGATTTTGTTCCAAACCCAACTGAGTACCGCGTCGGCCATGCGTAAGTTACGATAAGAGAAGTCGGCAGCAATTTCTTCTAAGTATTTTAAGGCGGCTTGACGAGCAGCAGCCTTGTCGATGTTCTTGGCTTTTGCTTCTTCATTAATCGCTTCACGAATGGTTGCCGAAGCCAGTAGCTGCTCAAACATGTGGCGACGGTTAGGTAGTTTAGGGCCGGTTGCGATCATTTGCATGCGGCTAAAGTGAATCCGAGCTACACGTGCCAGTTTGTGGCCGATACGTTTGTCGGAGCCTTGGCGTTGCGCCATGTCTTTAAGTGATACCGGTGGACTAAAACGGACTAAGTTTTCGCGGCCTTTAAAGATAACCTGCCAGGTTTTCTTTAACACCCCAGCTGGGCGTTCTGGCTTGCCTCCCATTAAGTCATCCACGCTTTCGCGCCCTGGGTAACGGTCCCAAAATAACTTAACTGGCACCAACTGCGCGTTGTGGCTTTCGTCACTGCGGTGAATGGCCAAGGCGGAGGTGAATTGCTCAATGGTTTGCTCTAGGGTTTCGCCATTGCCATCAACTAAAAAAGCTACCCGTTTATGCGCTTCGCCAGCAAACATTACCGGTTCAAAGGGATCGGGTAAGCCAAGTTCTTTACAGGCTAACTGTAGGGTTAGTACATCGGCCAAGGAGTTGCTTGGAATCACGTAAATAATCGGCTGAGTTAAATCTAAATTGAACTCAGTGATGGGATTGTCTGGGACAAATTTTCCGCGAGTAAAAAAGCCAATTATTGCTCGCAAAACGGCTAAAACTGGAGAGGGTAAATGTAACATCTCAAGAGCTTATAGTGGTGAATTGATACAGGGCATAGGGTAGCAGACTTATCTAAATTTGGCTTTGATTTGATGCAATATCTTAAATAATTCAGAATCTAGATAAATAACTGAAATAAAGCTCAAGAGTTACTCTGGGTAGGTTATTCTTGCTGCATAAATTAGTTTATTTAGTTGTGGATGCTATTGTTATTAATATGTTGCTCAAGGTTTTCATTAGGCTTACCACGCTAAGGAATGTGTTATGACCCTGTCTACAAAAAGCTCAGTATTCGCCCTGTTGTTATTTATTTCATCAATGGTACAGGCGGCCTTTATTACCACCAATGAAGCGGCATTGGATGAAATATATTCGCAAGCTAGCTTTGGCCAAAATATCATCGATATTCGTATTGGTACGGCCAGCGAATTAGTGTTTCCTGAACTGCTTGATATAACCACTAGCGCAGAAGTCACCCAGCTATTTAATCAGCACGTTGGCCCAGCCAATGTAGTTAACTTCTATTTCATCGACACTATTAGCGCCTGTGGCAGCTTTGTGCTTACGGGGATTGTTGGTTGTGGTGAGTACTTTGGGAACGATTTTGTGGTTGAGTCTTCCTATGCTGCAGGATCTTACGGTGGAGAGTTATTGGCTCATGAGCTTGGCCATAATTTAGGCTTACCGCATATGAGCGGTGCATTTTTGATGAATCCGTCTTTGAATAGACAAACCCTTATTACCGAAGATGAAGTGACGCGTATTTTTAATAGCCCCTTGGTACAAGGCGATGAAGATTACTATTGGATAGACATTAATCCGGTGTTGATTGTGGCGGAGGCCACGCGGGTTAATGAGCCACTTTCGGCGGGCTTGTTTGCCTGTATTGTATTAATGTTAGCCTGGAGAAATGCTGGCTTTAAAACAAACAAGGGTGCAACAGCTTAACTGTTACACCCTTGTCATTAAGAGCTCGAGTTACTTTTCTAGTTTAAGAAAGTAATCGAAAATCTCTGGTACATTGCCGTTGCCTAGGCCTGCATCTAGTGCAGCGGCTAAGTTAGCAGAAGAACCTTCAGCGATTTTAGACTCAGTACCTAAGTCTTTAACCATTTCTAGGAAGTAGCCAAGGTCTTTGTTTGCGTTAGCAATAGAGAAACCTAAGTCACTTACATCATCTACAGCGTAGTTTTTACAAAACTGCATGAATGGTGAGTTAGATGGGCCTGCAGACATAATGTCGAACAATTGTTGGCGGTTTACACCAGCGCGGTC
The Agarivorans aestuarii DNA segment above includes these coding regions:
- the plsB gene encoding glycerol-3-phosphate 1-O-acyltransferase PlsB; the protein is MLHLPSPVLAVLRAIIGFFTRGKFVPDNPITEFNLDLTQPIIYVIPSNSLADVLTLQLACKELGLPDPFEPVMFAGEAHKRVAFLVDGNGETLEQTIEQFTSALAIHRSDESHNAQLVPVKLFWDRYPGRESVDDLMGGKPERPAGVLKKTWQVIFKGRENLVRFSPPVSLKDMAQRQGSDKRIGHKLARVARIHFSRMQMIATGPKLPNRRHMFEQLLASATIREAINEEAKAKNIDKAAARQAALKYLEEIAADFSYRNLRMADAVLSWVWNKIYSGIEVNHAEKVRKLAQEGHEIVYAPCHRSHMDYLLLSYVLYHQGMVPPHIAAGVNLNFWPAGPFFRRSGAFFIRRSFKGNKLYSTVFREYLGQLFSRGYSVEYFTEGGRSRTGRLLPPKTGMLAMTVQAMLKGLERPVTIVPVYFGYEHVMEVGTYYKELKGKSKDKESLFSLFGMLRKLRNFGHGYVNFGEPINVNQSLNKLAPEWREHPEEGLKPNWLVPTVNDISNQLMVNINSAAAVNGLCLSATILLAAENRALPRKQLVKQISLYTSLIENVPYSDHVTLPEEDAETLLDQAISLDKFEIRSDYLGEIIGLDEKQQVLLNFYRNNIIHLLIIPAFIATALLQHRSLCRSQLVALLEQLYPLLKGELFLRYQVSDMSDLADRYLEEFAALKLISDQGDCFNIDSQRRGRLLLLAQVAQESLHRYAIVAALLAKRPHLERAELEQQALAGAQRLAQLHNIDAPEYYDKRITTNLLSLIREQGLSDSQSAEGLFKQLSPLLADGVYQSISELLDLEA